One Myxosarcina sp. GI1 genomic window carries:
- a CDS encoding pantothenate kinase has translation MNDWLGLSIGNSRINWGLFQGEVAIEFGSCQHLSNRSDRDTLIKQIFSSQTGEVLPIYLASVVPQQTKLWLDYSLLRQITLQDIPVKNLYSTLGIDRALAVYGAGEIYGYPALVIDGGTALTFTGIDAAQKLVGGAILPGLRAQLTFLPQKTAALPKIELPQSLPNRWSLDTKTAIASGVIHTLIAGITSFIDDWLESFPYSQIVFTGGDSNLLWQYLLKFDKSHKNLIIDRHLVVQSLKFIYQSDSKNNLL, from the coding sequence GAGGTAGCAATTGAATTTGGCAGTTGCCAGCATTTATCGAATAGAAGCGATCGCGATACATTAATTAAACAAATTTTCAGTTCTCAAACTGGCGAGGTATTACCCATTTATTTGGCTTCAGTAGTCCCCCAACAGACAAAGTTATGGTTGGACTATTCTTTGTTAAGACAGATAACTTTACAAGACATTCCTGTAAAAAATCTTTATTCCACATTGGGTATCGATCGCGCTTTGGCTGTTTATGGTGCGGGAGAAATTTACGGCTATCCTGCCTTAGTAATAGATGGCGGTACGGCATTAACTTTTACAGGGATAGATGCCGCACAAAAGTTAGTTGGTGGTGCGATTCTGCCTGGATTGCGAGCGCAACTTACTTTTTTACCACAAAAAACCGCAGCTTTACCCAAAATAGAGCTACCCCAATCTCTACCCAATCGCTGGAGTTTGGACACCAAAACAGCAATTGCCTCTGGAGTCATTCATACTCTCATTGCAGGAATTACCAGCTTTATCGATGATTGGCTTGAGAGTTTTCCTTACAGTCAAATCGTGTTTACGGGAGGAGACAGTAATTTACTCTGGCAATATCTGTTAAAGTTCGATAAGAGTCATAAAAATTTAATTATCGATCGCCATTTAGTGGTTCAGTCTTTAAAGTTTATTTACCAAAGCGACAGTAAAAATAATCTTTTGTAG
- a CDS encoding pitrilysin family protein — MKVKQIKKIVSWLSIVAIASIVIFGLRQPATAQLEPKHYTELEFPPLPEVELPEYERYQLDNGMVVYLVEDRDLPLVKGTAIIRTGSRYEPSDKVGLASITGTLMRSGGTESHPAEELNLLLEQKAASVETGIGTTSGNASFNTLTEDLDTVFPLFAEIIRQPAFAPAKLNLAISQNKGQIARRNDDPDSIAEREFDKLVYGANSPYARTVEYQTLNNITREDVVNFYQQYIRPDSIILGIVGDFDSEAIKTKITEAFGDWNPTSELPPLEVPNATQEFSDGLFLVDRPQLTQSNVLIGHLGGKFKNPDYPVLSVLNGVLNGFGGRLFDEVRSRQGLAYSIYGYWNPNYDYDGTFVAGGQTQSNTTVPFIKSVLGEIEQLRTTPITEAELSNAKESILNSFVFNFQTPDATLSRLMRYEYFGYPEDFIFQYQDGVKNTTVEDIQRVAKEHLHPEKMVTLVVGNSQAIEPPLTSLNREIETVDISIPQPS, encoded by the coding sequence ATGAAAGTAAAACAAATAAAGAAAATAGTAAGCTGGCTGTCTATAGTGGCGATCGCTAGTATAGTAATCTTTGGGCTAAGACAACCTGCAACTGCTCAACTAGAGCCAAAACACTATACAGAATTAGAATTCCCACCGCTTCCCGAAGTCGAACTACCAGAATACGAACGCTATCAGTTAGATAACGGCATGGTAGTTTATCTCGTTGAAGATCGGGATTTACCTTTGGTTAAAGGGACGGCAATTATTAGAACTGGTTCGCGTTACGAACCCTCAGACAAAGTTGGATTGGCATCAATTACTGGTACGCTAATGCGTAGCGGTGGAACGGAAAGTCACCCGGCAGAAGAATTAAATTTGCTTTTAGAACAGAAAGCCGCCAGCGTCGAAACAGGTATTGGTACGACTTCGGGCAATGCTAGCTTTAATACCCTAACTGAAGATTTAGATACGGTATTTCCGCTTTTTGCCGAAATAATTCGCCAACCTGCATTTGCACCCGCAAAATTAAATCTGGCGATCTCCCAAAATAAAGGACAGATTGCTCGTCGTAATGACGATCCCGATAGTATTGCCGAGCGCGAGTTTGATAAATTGGTTTACGGTGCCAATAGTCCCTATGCTCGCACCGTTGAATATCAAACTTTAAACAATATTACCCGTGAGGATGTAGTCAATTTTTATCAACAGTATATTCGCCCCGACAGCATAATTCTAGGCATCGTTGGTGATTTTGATTCTGAAGCTATAAAAACCAAAATTACCGAAGCATTTGGCGATTGGAATCCTACTTCAGAACTACCTCCTTTAGAGGTTCCCAATGCCACACAAGAATTTAGCGACGGTTTATTTTTGGTAGATCGTCCTCAACTAACACAAAGTAACGTTTTAATCGGTCATCTTGGAGGTAAATTCAAGAATCCCGACTACCCCGTTCTCAGCGTGTTAAATGGGGTGCTAAATGGCTTTGGCGGACGTTTGTTTGATGAGGTGCGATCGCGTCAAGGGTTAGCCTATAGCATCTATGGCTACTGGAATCCCAATTATGACTATGACGGTACCTTTGTCGCTGGAGGACAAACTCAATCAAATACTACCGTACCCTTTATCAAATCGGTCTTAGGAGAAATCGAACAGTTACGCACTACACCTATTACCGAAGCTGAATTATCTAATGCCAAAGAATCAATTCTCAATTCTTTCGTGTTTAACTTTCAAACTCCCGATGCCACTCTATCGCGGTTAATGCGTTACGAATATTTTGGCTATCCTGAAGACTTTATTTTTCAGTATCAAGATGGGGTTAAGAATACGACAGTTGAAGATATTCAAAGGGTTGCCAAAGAACATTTGCATCCAGAAAAAATGGTTACTTTAGTTGTTGGAAATTCCCAGGCGATTGAACCACCTCTTACAAGTTTGAATCGAGAAATAGAGACTGTAGATATTTCTATTCCCCAACCCTCTTAA
- the petD gene encoding cytochrome b6-f complex subunit IV, with protein MSTLKKPDLTDPALRAKLAKGMGHNYYGEPAWPNDLLYTFPIVILGTISLIVCLAVLDPAIVGEPANPFATPLEILPEWYLYPVFQILRVLPNKLLGIAAQGAVPLGLILVPFIENVNKFQNPFRRPVATTIFLFGTLVTIWLGIGATYPIDESLTLGLF; from the coding sequence ATGTCCACATTGAAAAAGCCCGATTTAACCGATCCAGCTTTACGCGCTAAGTTAGCCAAAGGCATGGGTCACAACTACTACGGCGAACCAGCTTGGCCTAATGACCTGTTGTACACCTTCCCCATTGTAATTTTGGGAACTATCAGCTTGATAGTGTGTCTGGCAGTTTTAGATCCAGCTATCGTCGGCGAACCTGCAAATCCCTTCGCTACTCCTCTGGAAATTTTACCTGAATGGTATTTATACCCAGTATTCCAAATTTTACGGGTACTACCTAACAAACTATTAGGTATTGCCGCTCAAGGTGCTGTACCTTTGGGCTTAATATTAGTTCCTTTTATAGAGAACGTTAATAAGTTTCAAAATCCATTCCGTCGTCCCGTAGCTACTACCATATTTCTATTTGGTACTTTGGTAACTATTTGGTTGGGAATTGGTGCTACTTATCCTATCGACGAGTCTTTGACTCTTGGCTTATTTTAA
- the petB gene encoding cytochrome b6 produces MFSKQVTDSKPFQWFEDRLEIQAISDDVTSKYVPPHVNIFYCLGGITLVCFLVQFATGFCMTFYYKPTVTDAFASVQYLMNEVNFGWLIRSIHRWSASMMVLMMILHTFRVYLTGGFKKPRELTWITGVIMAVLTVSFGVTGYSLPWDQIGYWAVKIVSGVPAAIPIVGDQMVELLRGGTSVGQATLTRFYSLHTFVLPWLIAVFMLLHFLMIRKQGISGPL; encoded by the coding sequence ATGTTTTCTAAACAAGTAACTGACTCAAAGCCCTTTCAGTGGTTTGAAGACCGTCTAGAAATTCAGGCGATCTCTGATGACGTAACTAGCAAATACGTACCACCCCACGTTAATATCTTTTATTGCCTTGGTGGAATTACCCTGGTTTGCTTCCTCGTCCAGTTTGCTACTGGATTTTGCATGACTTTTTATTACAAACCTACTGTAACCGACGCTTTTGCTTCGGTGCAGTATTTAATGAATGAAGTAAACTTTGGCTGGTTGATTCGTTCCATTCATCGCTGGTCTGCCAGTATGATGGTTCTGATGATGATCCTGCATACTTTCCGTGTTTATCTTACTGGTGGTTTTAAGAAACCACGCGAACTAACCTGGATCACTGGAGTAATTATGGCGGTACTTACCGTAAGCTTTGGTGTTACTGGTTATTCTCTGCCTTGGGATCAAATTGGTTACTGGGCGGTGAAAATCGTTTCTGGAGTTCCCGCAGCAATTCCCATTGTCGGCGACCAGATGGTAGAACTTTTGAGAGGTGGTACCAGCGTCGGTCAAGCTACTTTAACTCGCTTCTATAGCTTACACACCTTCGTTCTGCCCTGGTTGATCGCAGTATTCATGCTGCTACATTTCTTAATGATTCGCAAACAAGGTATTTCTGGTCCTTTGTAA
- the ctpA gene encoding carboxyl-terminal processing protease CtpA — MVKKAFWVTLLVCIWLSFSLIWFTPAAAAFTEEQKLLLQSWRIVNQAYIDATFNHQNWWLMRQEFVKKPLRDRDETYEAIEEMLSRLDDPFTRLLRPDQYRSLQVNTSGELSGVGLQINLDSETKLIEVVSPLAGSPAEAAGIKPKDLILEIDGVSTKTLTLDEAASRMRGQIGTEVSLRVQSDSQVRTVKLVRDRIALNPVYITLDTHTDTPIGYVRLNQFSANAAKEIAHGVSKLEQEGAEAYILDLRNNPGGLLQAGVEIAKMWLEDSTIVYTVNRQGALGSFVSNREILTNEPLIVLVNQGTASASEILAGALQDNDRALLVGQKTFGKGLIQSLFELPDGAGLAVTVAKYETPNHKDINKLGILPDWVVEQEPISFAQIGTEADLQYQKAIELLNDHTAIAKAS; from the coding sequence ATGGTCAAAAAAGCTTTCTGGGTCACTTTACTGGTATGTATTTGGCTGAGTTTTTCTCTTATTTGGTTTACTCCTGCGGCTGCGGCGTTTACTGAAGAACAAAAATTACTATTACAATCTTGGAGAATTGTCAACCAGGCTTATATAGATGCCACTTTCAATCATCAAAACTGGTGGCTGATGCGCCAGGAATTCGTCAAAAAACCCTTGCGCGATCGCGATGAGACTTATGAAGCAATTGAAGAAATGCTGTCTCGTCTCGACGATCCCTTTACCAGACTTCTTAGACCAGACCAGTATCGCAGTTTGCAGGTAAATACTTCTGGCGAACTATCGGGAGTAGGACTGCAAATCAATCTCGACTCAGAAACTAAATTAATTGAGGTAGTATCGCCCCTGGCAGGTTCTCCTGCTGAAGCTGCGGGAATCAAACCCAAAGATCTCATTTTAGAAATTGACGGGGTTAGCACCAAAACTTTGACTTTAGATGAAGCCGCATCAAGAATGCGAGGTCAGATAGGAACTGAAGTTTCTCTAAGAGTACAGTCAGATTCTCAGGTGCGAACGGTTAAACTGGTGCGCGATCGCATCGCTCTCAATCCTGTCTATATTACTTTAGATACTCATACCGACACTCCTATTGGTTACGTGCGCCTCAATCAGTTTAGTGCCAACGCTGCTAAAGAAATCGCTCACGGTGTCAGTAAGCTAGAGCAAGAAGGAGCAGAAGCTTATATCCTTGACTTGAGAAATAATCCAGGCGGTTTGTTACAAGCAGGAGTAGAAATTGCCAAAATGTGGTTGGAAGATAGCACTATTGTCTATACTGTCAACCGTCAGGGGGCTTTGGGTAGTTTTGTATCCAATCGTGAAATTTTAACCAACGAGCCTTTAATTGTATTAGTCAATCAAGGAACGGCTAGTGCGAGTGAAATTTTAGCGGGCGCACTTCAGGATAACGACAGAGCGTTGTTAGTAGGGCAAAAAACTTTTGGTAAAGGTTTGATTCAATCTTTGTTTGAATTACCAGACGGTGCGGGATTGGCAGTAACGGTAGCCAAATATGAAACTCCCAATCATAAAGATATTAACAAACTAGGAATCTTGCCAGACTGGGTAGTAGAACAAGAACCAATTAGTTTTGCTCAAATTGGTACCGAAGCAGATTTACAATATCAAAAAGCGATTGAGTTGTTGAACGACCATACTGCGATCGCCAAAGCTTCATAA
- a CDS encoding DUF1499 domain-containing protein: MFNFTGTKPDNLGVTNGKLAACPDTPNCVNSQSDEKPAKIDPLPLASISEIKQVVESMDKTTIVEETDNYLYAEFQSKLMGFVDDVEFYRDEAANVVHVRSASRLGKSDLGVNRKRVEEIRAKLS; encoded by the coding sequence ATGTTTAACTTTACAGGAACCAAACCAGACAACTTGGGAGTAACCAACGGCAAATTAGCTGCTTGCCCCGACACACCTAATTGCGTTAATAGTCAGAGTGATGAAAAACCAGCCAAAATTGACCCTTTACCATTAGCGTCAATTTCCGAGATTAAACAAGTCGTTGAAAGCATGGACAAAACGACTATTGTTGAAGAAACTGACAATTATCTGTATGCAGAATTCCAAAGCAAGCTAATGGGATTTGTTGACGATGTCGAGTTTTATCGCGATGAAGCTGCCAATGTAGTTCACGTTCGTTCGGCTTCCCGCTTGGGTAAATCGGATTTAGGAGTAAATCGCAAGCGAGTAGAAGAAATTAGAGCTAAGTTGTCATAA
- a CDS encoding RuBisCO accumulation factor 1: protein MNNSPQNESVQLDDATARELMRSLLHKEGTWIDWGKNCQTLQKSGYSPQVIFEETGFQASQQNLIIVAAQVYDTLVKSGVNEKVLAYFRGPRSDVLYEFRVLSQQQRTAAGLLAYDKQLDVDEAHQVARVIQDVSRLSQLPEAFTNHPGDWVAYTNWKRARQKKDLQERSRLIAKGLKFAHSPTARAEIEKLLSDFTVVSAATAPLLPLYRLELEEELPRIVPLVGTYPLTRQAIETVGSVEVREPFAHIKVNEGTFVPVPGWQAVLKASDPVAYLCSSDRLPKFLTTTEEVLVIVDRASREWDINSYFLVEVEGNIELRWLEAEPSNSDSIIGQLVVVLRPKKILDENNLLEPWQMDD, encoded by the coding sequence ATGAATAATTCACCGCAAAACGAGTCAGTACAGCTTGACGATGCTACGGCTAGAGAATTAATGCGATCGCTACTGCATAAAGAAGGTACTTGGATCGACTGGGGCAAAAACTGTCAGACCTTACAAAAGTCTGGTTATAGTCCTCAAGTAATTTTTGAAGAGACGGGCTTTCAAGCCAGCCAGCAAAACCTGATTATTGTTGCGGCTCAAGTTTACGATACTCTGGTAAAATCTGGCGTAAATGAAAAAGTATTAGCTTACTTTCGCGGACCTAGAAGCGACGTTTTATATGAATTCCGCGTTCTCAGTCAACAGCAAAGAACTGCTGCTGGCTTACTTGCTTACGATAAACAGTTAGACGTAGACGAAGCTCATCAGGTAGCTAGAGTTATTCAAGATGTGTCTCGTTTGTCTCAGCTACCAGAAGCTTTTACCAACCATCCAGGGGATTGGGTAGCTTATACAAATTGGAAACGAGCGCGTCAGAAAAAAGATTTACAAGAGCGATCGCGCCTGATTGCCAAAGGACTAAAATTTGCTCATTCACCAACTGCGAGAGCGGAAATAGAAAAGCTATTAAGCGATTTTACCGTAGTTTCGGCAGCCACCGCACCCTTACTACCTCTCTACCGTTTAGAACTAGAAGAAGAATTACCCCGTATCGTTCCTTTAGTAGGAACTTATCCCCTAACTCGCCAAGCAATAGAGACAGTAGGTTCTGTAGAAGTTCGAGAACCATTTGCTCATATTAAAGTTAATGAGGGGACTTTTGTTCCCGTTCCTGGATGGCAGGCAGTACTAAAAGCAAGCGATCCCGTAGCTTATTTGTGTTCGAGCGATCGCCTGCCTAAATTCTTGACGACAACAGAAGAAGTATTGGTCATTGTCGATCGTGCCAGTCGAGAATGGGATATTAACAGCTACTTTCTAGTAGAGGTAGAGGGCAATATAGAACTGCGATGGTTAGAAGCCGAACCTAGTAATTCTGACTCAATAATCGGTCAGCTTGTTGTAGTCCTGCGTCCCAAAAAAATTCTCGATGAAAATAATCTGCTCGAACCTTGGCAAATGGATGACTGA
- a CDS encoding energy-coupling factor ABC transporter ATP-binding protein produces the protein MKDLIPTASLPTIKTTAIALDNVGFGYSKERQTLTDINLKITSGETVGAIGANGAGKTSLFLTICGILNPSYGTIKLFDRPIQSGQFNPEIGLVFQNPDDQLFCPTVRDDIAFGLENIGLSSREIDKRIEEALALTGVSHLVDRIPHHLSGGEKCMVAIAAVIAMLPQIVLYDEPSANLDLRARRRLIEFLQTSQETAIIASHDLELILEVCDRVILLDRGRIVADGIPSEVMRNKSLMEVNGLEVPHSLTHYHRDS, from the coding sequence ATGAAAGACTTAATCCCGACTGCTTCTTTACCAACTATTAAAACTACCGCTATTGCTCTCGATAATGTAGGTTTTGGCTACAGTAAAGAAAGGCAAACTTTAACCGACATAAATCTAAAAATAACTTCAGGAGAAACTGTAGGAGCGATCGGTGCTAACGGCGCGGGAAAAACCAGCTTGTTTTTAACTATTTGCGGTATTTTAAATCCTAGTTATGGAACTATTAAACTATTCGATCGCCCGATTCAGTCAGGACAGTTTAATCCAGAAATAGGTTTGGTTTTTCAAAATCCCGACGATCAGTTATTTTGTCCGACAGTAAGAGACGATATTGCTTTTGGTTTGGAAAACATTGGTTTGTCTTCTAGAGAAATAGATAAGCGCATTGAAGAAGCATTAGCTCTAACAGGAGTTTCTCACTTAGTAGATCGCATTCCCCATCATCTTTCAGGGGGAGAAAAATGTATGGTAGCGATCGCCGCAGTTATTGCTATGCTGCCGCAAATTGTACTTTACGACGAACCCAGTGCAAATTTGGATTTAAGAGCGAGAAGAAGACTGATCGAATTTTTACAAACATCTCAAGAAACAGCAATTATCGCTTCTCACGATTTAGAATTAATTTTGGAAGTATGCGATCGCGTAATTTTACTCGATCGAGGACGAATTGTTGCCGATGGAATTCCCAGCGAAGTCATGAGAAATAAATCCTTGATGGAAGTAAATGGTTTGGAAGTTCCCCATTCGTTGACCCATTATCACCGAGATTCATAG
- the cbiQ gene encoding cobalt ECF transporter T component CbiQ produces the protein MKLVLDRYAYLDSPLHRWQQSYKMVALFGLIFAFAFIQNLALLPAAIIITSIIFKLSKLPFSFLLSRLRYPSWFILAVVILLPFVAGETIIFRWGYLVVREEGCQDALLISVRFFCILTISLVLFGTAPFLDSIKAARSLGLSKIIVDMTLLAYRYLEELGEMLTTMQRAIKLRGFQPKNFNRRNLRIFAQLTGSILIRSYERSLRVYQAMILRGYGNRKAIGNSRKSNITENLYSFWATVITLIIAIFFMTMSIYLPTT, from the coding sequence ATGAAATTAGTTCTAGATCGCTACGCCTATTTAGACTCTCCCTTACATCGCTGGCAGCAAAGCTATAAAATGGTAGCTTTATTTGGTTTGATCTTTGCTTTTGCCTTTATTCAAAATCTGGCTTTATTACCAGCAGCAATTATAATAACTTCAATTATTTTTAAACTTTCTAAGCTGCCTTTTTCTTTTTTACTATCTCGCCTGCGTTATCCTAGCTGGTTTATTCTAGCAGTAGTAATTTTGCTGCCTTTTGTAGCTGGAGAAACGATAATTTTTCGTTGGGGATACTTAGTAGTTAGAGAAGAAGGATGTCAGGATGCTCTATTGATTTCTGTACGCTTTTTTTGCATTTTAACTATTAGTTTAGTGCTGTTTGGCACGGCACCATTTTTAGATAGTATAAAAGCTGCGCGATCGCTGGGATTATCTAAAATAATAGTTGACATGACTTTACTGGCATATCGTTATTTAGAAGAATTGGGAGAAATGCTGACAACAATGCAGCGAGCGATAAAATTAAGAGGATTTCAACCCAAAAATTTTAATCGGCGCAATTTGAGAATTTTTGCTCAATTAACTGGCAGTATATTAATCCGAAGTTACGAACGTTCCTTGCGGGTTTATCAAGCAATGATCTTGAGGGGATATGGCAATCGGAAAGCGATCGGCAATAGCCGAAAAAGCAACATTACCGAAAATTTATATAGCTTTTGGGCGACAGTAATAACTTTGATTATTGCTATATTTTTTATGACAATGTCGATATATTTACCTACAACTTAA
- the cbiM gene encoding cobalt transporter CbiM — protein sequence MHIPDGFVPPGICLAGYGISGGITWYCLRKISRDRATQANIPKASLLTAAFFVASLIHIPVPPSSIHLVLNGIVGIILGYYAFLAILIGLFFQAVMFQHGGLSTLGVNAIIMGLPAIFAYYLFHWRNRLQGNKQLLTAVLSFGAGASAVLLSASMFAFLLITTISPDIDADTEKKAILLSLTGYSIQAAIEGVFTLMLISFLERVKPELLRSSEYDGRSIHK from the coding sequence ATGCACATTCCTGACGGTTTTGTTCCCCCTGGTATTTGTTTGGCTGGTTATGGAATTTCTGGCGGTATTACCTGGTACTGTTTGCGCAAAATTAGTCGCGATCGCGCCACTCAAGCCAATATCCCCAAAGCATCTTTATTGACGGCAGCTTTTTTTGTGGCTTCCTTAATTCATATTCCCGTACCACCGAGCAGTATTCATCTCGTTCTCAATGGCATAGTAGGGATAATTTTGGGGTACTATGCCTTTCTTGCCATCCTGATCGGTTTATTTTTTCAGGCGGTAATGTTTCAACACGGCGGTTTATCTACTTTGGGGGTCAATGCAATAATTATGGGTTTGCCCGCGATTTTTGCCTATTATTTATTTCATTGGCGCAATCGCCTCCAGGGTAATAAACAACTACTAACGGCAGTTTTGTCTTTTGGTGCTGGTGCGAGTGCCGTGTTATTGTCTGCTAGTATGTTTGCATTTTTATTAATTACTACTATTTCTCCAGATATAGATGCGGATACTGAAAAAAAAGCAATTCTGTTATCTTTAACGGGCTATAGCATTCAAGCAGCGATCGAAGGTGTATTTACTTTAATGTTAATTTCTTTTCTCGAACGAGTTAAACCCGAATTACTCCGTTCGTCAGAGTACGATGGTCGCTCGATACATAAATAA
- a CDS encoding carboxypeptidase-like regulatory domain-containing protein, translated as MNKWYFLISLFLLSLSPKPVLAHGAQIEYRETSAITIRATYDDGTPMANAQVVIYAPNEPATPWLKGMTDSEGNFTFVPDRKNTGEWDVKVRQSGHGDITSIPIADKTSSANVSQTQMSANQSSEGNYTSAQKLVMAVVGVWGFIGTALFFSRKNTQN; from the coding sequence ATGAATAAATGGTATTTTTTAATTTCTTTATTTTTACTTTCTTTGTCACCAAAACCAGTTCTAGCTCACGGAGCGCAGATTGAATATCGAGAAACTTCTGCGATAACCATTAGAGCTACTTATGATGACGGTACGCCAATGGCAAATGCTCAGGTGGTAATTTATGCACCCAACGAACCTGCCACCCCCTGGCTTAAGGGTATGACCGATTCTGAGGGAAATTTTACCTTTGTTCCCGACCGAAAAAATACTGGTGAGTGGGATGTTAAAGTACGTCAATCGGGACACGGTGATATTACCAGCATTCCGATCGCAGATAAAACATCGTCAGCCAATGTTTCCCAGACGCAAATGTCAGCTAACCAATCTAGCGAAGGCAATTATACCTCAGCCCAGAAACTAGTGATGGCAGTAGTAGGCGTTTGGGGCTTTATCGGTACGGCTTTATTCTTTTCTCGTAAAAATACTCAAAACTAG
- the rpoD gene encoding RNA polymerase sigma factor RpoD, which produces MTQANQVLATIALPGNDWESLIEQDTSKAKDEVEIKPAKGKKKKTATRRAERGRKKPYTEDSIRIYLQEIGRIRLLRAEEEIELARQIADLLELERIRENIETTLEREISDDEWAQEVDMNIRQFRRRLFIGRRAKDKMVQSNLRLVVSIAKKYMNRGLSFQDLIQEGSLGLIRAAEKFDHEKGYKFSTYATWWIRQAITRAIADQSRTIRLPVHLYETISRIKKTTKLLSQEMGRKPTEEEIATSMEMTIEKLRFIAKSAQLPISLETPIGKEEDSRLGDFIEADGETPEDEVSKSLLREDLENVLDTLSPRERDVLRLRYGLDNGRMKTLEEIGQIFNVTRERIRQIEAKALRKLRHPNRNSILKEYIR; this is translated from the coding sequence ATGACTCAGGCTAATCAAGTTTTAGCAACAATCGCACTTCCTGGAAACGATTGGGAAAGTCTAATCGAACAAGATACCAGTAAAGCCAAAGACGAAGTAGAAATTAAGCCAGCCAAAGGGAAAAAGAAAAAAACCGCTACCCGCCGTGCCGAACGAGGCAGAAAAAAACCATATACGGAAGATTCTATTCGTATTTATTTACAAGAAATTGGTCGTATTAGACTGTTAAGAGCCGAAGAAGAAATTGAGTTAGCCCGTCAAATTGCCGATTTATTAGAACTAGAAAGAATAAGAGAAAATATAGAAACAACTTTAGAAAGAGAAATTAGCGACGACGAGTGGGCGCAAGAAGTCGATATGAATATTCGGCAGTTCCGCCGCCGCCTATTCATCGGTAGAAGAGCCAAAGACAAAATGGTACAGTCCAACTTACGTTTGGTTGTATCGATCGCTAAAAAATACATGAATCGCGGTTTATCGTTTCAGGATTTGATTCAAGAAGGTTCATTAGGCTTGATCCGCGCCGCCGAGAAATTCGACCACGAAAAAGGTTATAAATTCTCTACTTATGCTACTTGGTGGATCAGACAGGCAATTACTAGAGCGATCGCCGATCAGTCTCGAACTATTCGCCTCCCCGTTCACCTTTACGAAACTATCTCTCGCATCAAAAAAACCACCAAGCTGCTCTCGCAAGAAATGGGACGCAAACCCACAGAAGAAGAAATTGCCACCAGCATGGAAATGACCATCGAGAAGCTAAGATTTATCGCTAAATCGGCTCAATTACCAATTTCTTTAGAAACTCCCATCGGTAAAGAAGAAGATTCTCGTTTGGGCGATTTTATCGAAGCTGACGGCGAAACTCCAGAAGATGAAGTATCCAAAAGTTTGTTGAGAGAAGATTTAGAAAACGTCTTAGATACTCTCAGCCCCCGCGAACGAGATGTTTTACGTTTGCGTTACGGTTTAGATAACGGTCGCATGAAGACTTTAGAAGAAATCGGTCAAATTTTTAACGTTACTCGCGAACGCATTCGCCAAATTGAGGCTAAAGCTTTGCGTAAACTGCGTCATCCCAACCGCAATAGTATTCTTAAAGAATACATTCGTTAA